A stretch of DNA from Scatophagus argus isolate fScaArg1 chromosome 23, fScaArg1.pri, whole genome shotgun sequence:
TGGTAGGTCCAGGTAAGTGGGAGAAGGTAGCATGGGGCAGCAGCAGAGTCGGGCTGAGCAAGATTGCCCTCATCTCAGCCTTGATCATGTGGAGTTCATCGAGGATGGACAAAAACGTGCAACAGTGAAACCACTGGTGGCTGTGCCCCCAGATGTCGAAGCGACCCGGGGCTAGCCGCTCAGGCAACTTGCTGATGTTGAAAACAGCTGATACCAGCAACCAGAGGCAGTGACGATAGAAGAAgctgggggtggaggtggaagcAGCAAAGGAGGAGGACATGTTGGAATATGGTGATCTGGTGAGAAGGCGGTAGAAGACTGGGGTGGAAGAAACGAGGAatgggaggagaaaaacaagtgtTCGGATGACATAGCGATGCTTCCTCCACCTCTGGCGCGTATTGCAGCAAGACAAGACGCAAATGATGGCTACAACACATGCAGATGGGATGTAGAATGTCTCAAAGAACACACTGAAGTCTGGGATTGCATAGGATGCTGTAAAAGCCCCTGCAGGTTCATATTCCAAGTTCATATAGGAGTCATTGTGACCTCCTGTCTCAACTATCCCTGCCCGAGGGTGGATGTAGTAGTAGTAAGCTAAAGATGAGCCAACCGTGTAGGCGCTGATTGTGCCATAATCCACGAAGAAGCAGACTTCTCTAACCACCAGAGACATTGAATTGAGCAAGTGAGCCATGCTGCTAGCCATTAGCAGACAGAACACCCCAATAAAGTAGTTCCACAATGGATAGAAGAATGGAGCATCACCATATGGTGCACCTTCCCAACCAAATACCTCCACAAAATAgtatgaaaaaatgaaaaccgGGAGGAAGTGTGTCCAGAAGTTGCCTGTTTCATTGGTGGGCCTGAATGCTGATAGTAAGCAATCCCTCAGGCTGTAGTTTGGGAATCGATAGCCAGTCAGGATGAAGTTCTCAATGACCCGAGGTGGCACGTCTGTATGCCTTAGAAGAGGTAACGGCTGACCACAGTTCAGAAGCATAAtggaaacagtttgtgttgATGGCGGCCAAAAAAGTCTTTCTGGATCTTACTTTTCCTGCAAAGCACTTCAGTTTTTATTACTTGGCTCTTGGGTTTATTACTGATCACAGCATAATTACTGATCACAaccacacagtctcacacttACGAGTAGATAAGGCATCTGTAGGCTGATCTGGCTTGAAAAGACCGTTCAGACCTGCTCTAATTTGGACCTTTGATCTGTCTTCACTGCAGTCCTCGTGAGCTGTACACTAATCCAAAGAGCAGAGCTGGTGTATTGGCTGGCACGACACTGAGATAAAACTGCAGGGAGAGTGTAGTATCCACAAGCCTCAGGCCACCTGCTTGGttgatttttccttttagtTTCCCTCCTGACTTCAGACCAAAAGGTCAGCAATACATCCAACACCcaatgtttttcactgtgtttttcttgttcccTTATTTTGCATAGGACATGGGCTGCGTGGATGATTCTCTTTGTTCAGTCATTAACGTGTCTTGTTATGCATAGttttacagcagcaaataaTGAAGGTCACTTGTTAGTGTGTTGCAAGGTTGAAGAGGACGTCAATTCCTAGACGTCTAGTGAATCCATACAGCAGAGAAGTCCTAAGGAGCGTCCATTAAGCTCTGTGCTATGTAGGTCATGCTGGCGCTGAGCATTGTATCAGGTCAATGCAGGCTTCTATTCCTCATGTTGTTCCTTGCCCATCAGCCTGTATCCACGTTCCACTTTCAATTCATCCAGCTCCCATTCCGTTGCAGCGCAGAGCGCTGCAGAGAAGAATAATTTCCCCATGATTACAGAGAAAAACGCAGTGTGCCGATGTTTAATCCTTTAACGCGAGGTCACATTTAAAAAACTCATTTTCTAACCGGTAATTACAACATGTATTTCGCGAATGAGAGCTAATACAGTGTCGCTAGTTTTTAGCCCTGTGAAGCCGGGGGTACCCGGCATTTCGGAAAGACACTGACGAGAACGGGATAATATTTGATAGGTTCTACCGTCAGTTCACACACGCGATGCTGGGGTTCCGGTTGTGagtttcaaagtaaaatcaggaagctttttttttttagaggcTGCCTTGCTGTTTTCAGGTTACCTATGTGCTACATGGACACAATAGATGGCTCTGCTATTTTACAATTAAATTCATATTTGCTTTATTGGCATGACCATATAATTCGCTGGTCTATTGTCAGGGAAAAAG
This window harbors:
- the paqr9 gene encoding membrane progesterone receptor epsilon, producing MLLNCGQPLPLLRHTDVPPRVIENFILTGYRFPNYSLRDCLLSAFRPTNETGNFWTHFLPVFIFSYYFVEVFGWEGAPYGDAPFFYPLWNYFIGVFCLLMASSMAHLLNSMSLVVREVCFFVDYGTISAYTVGSSLAYYYYIHPRAGIVETGGHNDSYMNLEYEPAGAFTASYAIPDFSVFFETFYIPSACVVAIICVLSCCNTRQRWRKHRYVIRTLVFLLPFLVSSTPVFYRLLTRSPYSNMSSSFAASTSTPSFFYRHCLWLLVSAVFNISKLPERLAPGRFDIWGHSHQWFHCCTFLSILDELHMIKAEMRAILLSPTLLLPHATFSHLPGPTIASTYGVMLLLQTTIISIIMWFSWRANCIYGPQRDQLAKEHHKKHLKCH